One Ignavibacterium sp. DNA segment encodes these proteins:
- a CDS encoding isocitrate/isopropylmalate family dehydrogenase, with protein MKRTIVSMPGDGIGKTVLPEAIKVLNAVGFEAEYVHGDIGWDFWCSEGNALPQRTIDLLKQHKLGLFGAITSKPKDAADKELDPSLKGKGYVYFSPIVSMRQIFNLDICIRPCIAFKGNPLNFIRKDGKGSYEEPIVNSVIFRQNTEGLYAGIEWTNPPANVRAAFESHPKWKAFKDVPNEELAISTRIVTKHAATRIIRAAFEYAKKFGYKNVTVCEKPNVLRETSGMMLKIGKELAKEYPGIALWDTNIDAQMMWLTKNPEDYGVVVAENMFGDIISDGFAGLIGGLGFACSANIGDEVAVFEPTHGSAPKYQELNPSIVNPIAMIMSACMMLDHIGETEKSEKIKKAIAKVVEEGKVKTYDMMKLRGGPDVFSKGACTTQQMTDEIIAKL; from the coding sequence ATGAAGAGAACCATCGTTTCAATGCCCGGGGACGGCATTGGTAAAACAGTATTACCAGAAGCAATCAAAGTTTTAAACGCAGTCGGATTTGAAGCCGAATATGTCCATGGAGATATTGGCTGGGATTTCTGGTGCAGTGAAGGAAATGCACTTCCACAGCGTACAATTGATTTGTTAAAACAACATAAACTCGGGCTTTTTGGCGCTATTACTTCTAAACCAAAAGATGCAGCTGATAAAGAACTTGATCCTTCATTAAAAGGGAAAGGTTATGTTTATTTTTCACCAATAGTTTCTATGAGACAAATATTTAATCTTGATATTTGTATTCGTCCTTGTATTGCATTCAAAGGAAACCCGCTTAACTTTATCAGAAAAGATGGTAAAGGCAGCTATGAAGAACCGATTGTCAACTCAGTTATTTTCAGACAAAATACAGAAGGACTTTATGCAGGAATTGAATGGACAAATCCTCCTGCCAATGTTCGTGCTGCATTTGAATCTCATCCAAAATGGAAAGCATTTAAAGATGTTCCCAATGAGGAGCTCGCAATTTCAACAAGAATAGTTACCAAACATGCTGCAACAAGAATTATCCGCGCTGCTTTTGAGTATGCAAAAAAATTCGGCTATAAAAATGTTACCGTTTGTGAAAAACCAAATGTGCTTCGCGAAACTTCAGGAATGATGTTAAAGATTGGAAAAGAATTAGCAAAAGAGTATCCCGGAATTGCTTTGTGGGATACCAATATTGATGCACAAATGATGTGGCTTACTAAAAATCCCGAGGATTACGGAGTTGTAGTTGCAGAAAACATGTTTGGAGATATTATTTCTGATGGTTTTGCTGGTCTGATTGGCGGACTTGGTTTTGCCTGCAGTGCAAATATTGGTGATGAGGTTGCAGTTTTTGAACCGACTCATGGAAGTGCACCAAAGTATCAGGAGTTAAATCCTTCAATCGTAAATCCAATAGCAATGATTATGAGTGCCTGTATGATGCTTGACCATATTGGTGAAACAGAAAAATCTGAAAAAATCAAAAAAGCAATTGCTAAAGTGGTTGAAGAAGGAAAAGTTAAAACTTATGATATGATGAAACTGCGGGGCGGACCTGATGTATTCAGCAAAGGTGCCTGCACAACACAGCAAATGACAGATGAAATAATTGCTAAATTGTGA
- a CDS encoding four helix bundle protein yields MLDLSHKKLDVWKKSVELVSEVYKFTSKFLSQEHFALTSQIRQAAISIPLNISERNIRSSNLETLRFLDIARASAVELDTRIEIAVKLDYLNCTDIKQLAEMIKHSFAMLSKFIKKN; encoded by the coding sequence ATGTTAGATCTTAGTCATAAAAAACTGGATGTATGGAAAAAAAGCGTTGAACTCGTTTCAGAAGTTTACAAGTTTACTTCAAAATTTCTGTCACAAGAACACTTTGCTCTTACTTCTCAAATCAGGCAAGCTGCTATTTCGATTCCTTTAAATATTTCTGAGAGAAATATCAGAAGCTCAAATTTAGAAACATTAAGATTTCTGGATATTGCAAGAGCATCAGCAGTTGAATTGGATACTAGGATTGAAATTGCAGTTAAGTTAGATTATTTAAACTGTACAGATATTAAACAACTCGCAGAAATGATTAAACATTCTTTTGCGATGTTATCAAAATTTATTAAAAAAAATTAA
- the lysF gene encoding homoaconitase, with protein MSQTLIEKIAQKFAVGLDPKHEVRAGDYLSIKPAYVMTHDNTGAVIPKFKSIGATKLFNPRQVVNTLDHNVQDTSEKNLEKYRKIEEFAKSMGADFYPAGRGIGHQIMCEEGYAWPGTMVVASDSHSNMYGGLGCLGTPIVRTDAAAIWATGRTWWQVPPIAKVELQGSLRQGVTGKDVIIALCGFFNQDEVLNHAIEFVGDGVRYLTIDERLAIANMTTEWGALAGVFPIDLAAILWLKKRERFIEHRGLQGVFSDVDGNGLHPRINNKRIEELEHNIPKADAEAFYAKELKLDLTTVEPYVSGPNTVKTYASVSELKGKEIKINKAYLVSCVNSRLDDIAEAAAVVKGKKVDPNVKFYIAAASSEVQKEAERYGYWQSLIEAGAIPLPSGCGPCIGLGTGLLEDGEIGISATNRNFKGRMGSPNAQAYLASPAVVASSAISGKIDFDWSNKDLREIKGTVKVNPKKSDAKVSVKIITGFKPVLEGELLFCHQDNMNTDGIYPGKYTYIDDFTPQQQAEVVMENYDPEFVKIAKSGDILVGGFNFGTGSSREQAATALKYKGIQLVVAGTFNETYKRNALNNGYLLIECPQLVNDLKSKYGKDKLTVKSGMKIKIDFENSSLTFDNRTYSIDPVGEAAQELIVTGGLEEWVKRKLK; from the coding sequence ATGTCACAAACACTAATAGAAAAAATAGCACAAAAGTTCGCAGTTGGATTAGATCCAAAACACGAAGTTAGAGCAGGTGATTATTTATCAATCAAACCTGCGTATGTAATGACACACGATAACACCGGTGCAGTCATTCCAAAATTTAAATCAATCGGAGCTACAAAACTTTTCAATCCACGACAGGTTGTAAATACTCTCGATCATAATGTACAGGATACTTCCGAAAAAAATCTTGAAAAGTATAGAAAGATTGAAGAGTTTGCTAAATCAATGGGTGCAGACTTCTATCCTGCCGGAAGAGGAATCGGACATCAGATAATGTGCGAAGAAGGTTATGCCTGGCCCGGAACAATGGTTGTTGCTTCAGATTCACACTCAAATATGTACGGCGGGCTTGGCTGTCTCGGAACTCCAATTGTTCGTACTGATGCTGCAGCAATCTGGGCAACCGGAAGAACCTGGTGGCAGGTTCCGCCTATTGCAAAAGTTGAATTGCAAGGCAGCTTACGACAAGGTGTAACAGGTAAAGATGTTATCATTGCACTTTGTGGATTCTTCAATCAGGATGAAGTGTTAAACCACGCAATTGAATTCGTTGGAGATGGAGTTAGATATTTAACTATTGATGAAAGACTGGCAATCGCAAATATGACAACTGAGTGGGGTGCGCTTGCAGGAGTTTTTCCAATTGATCTTGCAGCAATTCTTTGGCTGAAGAAACGAGAGAGATTTATTGAACATCGCGGACTTCAGGGCGTCTTTTCCGATGTTGATGGAAATGGACTACATCCAAGAATTAATAATAAAAGAATCGAAGAACTGGAACATAATATTCCTAAAGCCGATGCAGAGGCTTTCTATGCAAAAGAATTAAAATTAGACTTAACAACTGTCGAACCTTATGTTTCGGGACCCAATACTGTTAAAACTTATGCCTCTGTTTCCGAGCTTAAGGGAAAAGAAATCAAGATCAACAAAGCTTATCTTGTTTCCTGTGTTAACAGCAGACTTGATGATATTGCTGAAGCTGCTGCAGTTGTTAAAGGTAAGAAAGTTGATCCGAATGTTAAATTTTATATTGCTGCTGCATCAAGTGAAGTACAGAAAGAAGCTGAACGATACGGTTATTGGCAGTCGCTTATCGAAGCTGGTGCAATTCCACTTCCTTCCGGATGCGGACCTTGCATCGGTCTTGGAACAGGTTTGCTGGAAGATGGTGAAATCGGAATTTCTGCAACCAACAGAAACTTTAAAGGCAGAATGGGCTCACCAAATGCTCAGGCTTATTTGGCTTCACCTGCGGTTGTCGCTTCATCAGCTATTTCCGGTAAGATTGATTTTGACTGGAGTAACAAAGATCTTCGTGAAATTAAAGGCACAGTAAAAGTTAATCCTAAAAAATCAGATGCGAAAGTATCAGTTAAAATTATTACTGGATTCAAACCGGTTCTTGAAGGTGAATTACTTTTCTGTCATCAGGATAATATGAATACTGACGGAATTTATCCCGGTAAATACACTTACATTGATGATTTTACTCCGCAGCAGCAGGCTGAAGTTGTTATGGAAAATTATGATCCGGAGTTCGTTAAGATAGCAAAATCAGGTGATATCCTGGTCGGTGGTTTTAATTTTGGAACGGGTTCTTCACGCGAACAGGCAGCAACTGCACTAAAGTATAAAGGGATACAGCTTGTTGTTGCCGGCACTTTTAATGAAACTTATAAGCGTAATGCACTTAACAATGGATATTTACTTATTGAATGCCCGCAGCTTGTAAATGATTTAAAATCTAAATATGGGAAAGATAAGCTTACAGTAAAATCTGGAATGAAGATTAAAATAGATTTTGAAAATTCATCTTTAACATTTGATAACAGGACCTATTCAATTGATCCTGTCGGTGAAGCTGCACAGGAACTTATTGTTACCGGCGGATTGGAAGAATGGGTGAAGAGAAAACTGAAATAG
- a CDS encoding citrate lyase subunit alpha: MKLIKNAAGRLVPTEVNGQSQIPFKGVNKYKPTGVKAKPPIRSCVDYPSDGNKVVKDLKTALKKAGLKDGMTISTHHHLRNGDAVTNMLFDAVKEMGIKNIRWFPSASFPVHSHLIKYLEDGTIHHIEGSMNGPLGKFTTEGKMKGVGVLRSHGGRYQSLQDGEVHVDIAVLLAPTADPFGNATGDRGKSACGLIGFGLGDSEYADRTIIVTDNLVPFPCVPWQIQGNNVDYVVEVETLGDPSKIVSGTTEVTKSPDRLLIAEYVAQFLDEAGIMKDGFSFQAGAGGTTLAFAVYLKERMKKKNVKARFIRGGSTKYLVQMLEEGLTDYILDGQTFDLEGVRSMRENIGHVNTSPFTSYNFHGKGNFASMVDAAVLGATEVDVNFNANVVTHSDGYLLHGIGGWQNCLFSKCTILAIPTFRDRIPVIVDEVTTLCGPGELIDVIATERGLCINPKRKDLLKAMKNSSIPIIDIKELKKEIDIICGGSPAKPKVNKDKVVAIVKWVDGTVLDSVFQVEK; this comes from the coding sequence ATGAAACTAATAAAAAATGCAGCAGGAAGATTAGTCCCGACAGAAGTAAACGGACAATCACAAATTCCTTTTAAAGGAGTTAACAAATACAAACCAACAGGAGTGAAAGCAAAACCGCCAATTCGTTCGTGTGTGGATTATCCTTCAGACGGAAATAAAGTTGTTAAGGATTTAAAGACAGCATTGAAAAAAGCAGGATTAAAAGACGGAATGACAATTTCAACTCATCATCATTTGCGCAATGGTGATGCAGTTACAAATATGTTGTTTGATGCTGTTAAAGAAATGGGAATAAAAAATATTCGCTGGTTCCCTTCGGCTTCATTTCCTGTTCATTCACATCTGATAAAATATCTTGAAGATGGAACAATTCATCATATTGAAGGAAGTATGAACGGACCTCTCGGCAAATTTACAACCGAAGGAAAAATGAAAGGTGTTGGGGTTCTTCGTTCACACGGCGGAAGATATCAGTCATTACAGGATGGAGAGGTTCATGTTGATATCGCGGTTTTACTCGCACCAACGGCGGATCCATTTGGTAATGCAACCGGGGATCGCGGCAAATCTGCATGCGGACTAATTGGATTCGGATTAGGCGATTCTGAATACGCAGACAGAACTATTATCGTTACTGATAATCTTGTTCCCTTCCCTTGCGTTCCCTGGCAGATTCAGGGCAACAATGTTGATTATGTAGTTGAAGTTGAAACACTCGGCGATCCTTCAAAAATTGTTTCCGGAACAACTGAAGTAACCAAATCACCCGATCGTTTGTTAATTGCAGAATACGTGGCGCAGTTTCTTGATGAAGCAGGAATAATGAAAGACGGATTTTCATTTCAAGCTGGTGCAGGCGGTACAACTCTTGCTTTTGCAGTTTATCTGAAAGAACGGATGAAAAAGAAAAATGTAAAAGCAAGGTTTATTAGAGGCGGTTCAACAAAATATCTTGTTCAAATGCTTGAAGAAGGATTAACCGACTACATCCTCGATGGTCAAACTTTTGATCTTGAAGGCGTAAGAAGTATGAGAGAAAATATTGGACACGTAAACACTTCTCCTTTTACAAGCTACAACTTTCACGGAAAAGGAAATTTTGCTTCAATGGTTGATGCCGCTGTTCTTGGTGCAACTGAAGTTGATGTAAACTTCAATGCAAATGTTGTAACACATTCAGATGGGTATTTACTTCACGGAATCGGCGGCTGGCAGAATTGCCTCTTCTCTAAATGCACAATACTTGCGATTCCAACTTTCAGAGATAGAATTCCTGTTATTGTTGATGAAGTAACAACACTTTGCGGACCTGGAGAACTAATTGATGTGATTGCAACTGAAAGAGGACTTTGCATTAATCCAAAGCGAAAAGATCTATTGAAGGCAATGAAAAATTCTTCGATTCCGATTATAGATATAAAAGAATTAAAGAAAGAAATTGATATAATATGCGGCGGCTCTCCTGCAAAACCAAAAGTTAATAAAGATAAAGTTGTTGCAATTGTTAAGTGGGTTGATGGCACTGTGTTGGATTCAGTTTTTCAAGTTGAAAAATAA
- a CDS encoding MmgE/PrpD family protein encodes MSKSISRIMSEFAVNLQYKDLPQNVVHEVKRYLYDSFGCAFGGYHTKDVRIIRNIYHDMGGTEEATIIGYGDKIPAVNATLVNSLMIRALDFNDIYWKEDPSHPSDIIPAALAAAELVGASMEDVITAIVLAYEFEQRLCLFASPGVRERKWHHATLTQFVSPIVAGKILGLSVDQMVNAIGISGSHNHTIGCPTAGKLTMMKNTVDPMATQAGVFAALMAQRGYTGTEAVFEGKEGFMDTFLGWNAKEQKVEPVSMKGRDGVSEWKWNIDKLIGGLGESYKILECSMKAFPTEALTHTHLSATLKVVTKNNISYDQIDTVTLTTLAQAYDILFDPHKYRPESRETADHSLPYCIAAALVDHKVTTQSFSDEKLKDPRIWEVIDRVKGEPSIEFEKMFPAKQPSKVVVKTKDGREFSEYLEYPKGDPREPMTMEDLDNKFDGLSSQLFVAGRRKEIKDAIFNAELMTAREFMKKMII; translated from the coding sequence ATGAGCAAATCAATCTCAAGAATAATGTCAGAGTTCGCAGTTAATCTGCAATACAAAGATTTACCACAAAACGTTGTGCACGAAGTAAAAAGATATCTCTACGATTCTTTTGGATGTGCATTTGGCGGTTATCATACAAAAGATGTGAGAATAATCCGCAATATCTATCACGATATGGGTGGAACAGAAGAGGCAACAATTATTGGTTACGGAGATAAAATTCCTGCAGTAAATGCCACCCTTGTAAATTCACTAATGATTCGTGCGCTTGATTTTAACGACATTTATTGGAAAGAAGATCCTTCTCATCCATCGGACATTATTCCTGCTGCGCTTGCAGCTGCTGAATTAGTCGGTGCTTCAATGGAGGATGTAATTACAGCTATAGTTCTTGCTTACGAATTTGAACAGCGGCTATGCTTATTTGCTTCACCAGGTGTCCGTGAACGAAAATGGCATCATGCAACTCTAACACAATTTGTTTCCCCTATTGTTGCAGGAAAAATCCTTGGTCTAAGTGTTGATCAAATGGTAAATGCGATAGGAATAAGCGGAAGCCACAATCACACAATCGGCTGTCCAACTGCAGGCAAACTTACGATGATGAAAAACACTGTTGATCCTATGGCTACACAAGCTGGAGTTTTTGCTGCATTGATGGCTCAACGAGGCTATACAGGCACAGAAGCTGTCTTTGAAGGAAAAGAAGGATTTATGGATACATTTCTCGGATGGAATGCTAAAGAACAAAAAGTTGAACCAGTAAGTATGAAAGGACGTGATGGTGTTTCTGAATGGAAATGGAATATTGATAAATTAATTGGCGGACTGGGTGAATCCTACAAAATTCTTGAATGCAGTATGAAAGCTTTCCCAACTGAAGCTTTAACTCATACGCACCTTTCTGCAACTTTAAAAGTTGTTACAAAGAATAACATCAGTTACGATCAGATTGATACTGTAACGCTTACAACACTTGCACAGGCTTATGATATTCTTTTTGATCCGCACAAGTATCGTCCTGAATCAAGAGAAACTGCAGATCATTCACTTCCCTACTGCATTGCTGCGGCTCTGGTAGATCATAAAGTTACTACACAATCTTTCTCAGATGAAAAATTAAAAGACCCGAGAATCTGGGAAGTAATTGACCGGGTTAAAGGTGAGCCATCAATTGAATTTGAAAAAATGTTCCCTGCAAAACAGCCAAGTAAAGTTGTTGTAAAAACAAAAGACGGAAGAGAATTTTCAGAATATCTCGAATATCCTAAAGGCGATCCAAGAGAACCAATGACAATGGAAGATCTTGACAATAAATTTGATGGATTATCTTCACAATTATTTGTTGCTGGAAGAAGAAAAGAAATTAAGGATGCTATCTTTAATGCTGAGCTGATGACAGCAAGAGAATTTATGAAGAAGATGATAATCTGA
- a CDS encoding DUF433 domain-containing protein: protein MQRITIIRDILVGKPTIRGLRISVDQIIKALAAGLTQEEILEDYPELKKDDIKAALLYASKVLESEKIYTINA from the coding sequence ATGCAGCGAATAACAATAATCAGAGATATTCTTGTTGGTAAACCAACTATCCGTGGTTTAAGGATAAGTGTTGACCAAATAATTAAAGCGTTAGCAGCAGGATTAACACAAGAAGAAATTCTTGAAGATTACCCTGAATTAAAAAAGGATGATATTAAAGCTGCACTGCTTTATGCTTCCAAAGTTTTAGAATCAGAAAAAATATATACGATTAATGCCTGA
- a CDS encoding aldolase/citrate lyase family protein has product MAKKINKVISGKRGDSVRSDCYFEIELKNSGGIKIDLKSKVDTMYGESIKQMILDMCKYFALKDAKILCEDYGALPFVLAARFELAVRRLFPEIKKEYLLPFHKKNLYSTKKDQLRRSRLYLPGNEPKFFVNAGLHAPDGIILDLEDSVAPTEKDAAQLLVRNALRSVDFYNAERMVRINQLPKGLDDLKYIIPHNVNVILVPKCESAEQIHQLEKEVEKLKKQFKVKSDIFFMPIIESALGVIKAYEIASASKNICALAIGLEDYTADIGTQRTNEGRESIFARQMLVNAAKAAGIQAIDTVFSDVSDMEALRQSVIEAKSLGFEGKGCIHPRQIQVVHEAFAPTTDEIEKAKKIVLAFEEAEKKGLGVVSLGSKMIDPPVVKRALRTLHLAKLNGHAELVSASKK; this is encoded by the coding sequence ATGGCAAAAAAAATAAATAAGGTAATTAGTGGTAAACGCGGCGATTCAGTGCGCTCCGATTGCTATTTTGAAATTGAATTGAAAAATTCTGGCGGAATTAAAATCGATCTAAAGAGTAAGGTAGATACAATGTATGGAGAATCAATTAAACAGATGATTCTTGATATGTGCAAATACTTTGCTCTTAAAGATGCAAAAATACTTTGCGAAGATTATGGAGCCTTACCATTTGTTCTTGCTGCAAGGTTTGAGCTTGCAGTGAGAAGATTATTTCCTGAAATCAAAAAGGAATATCTTCTTCCTTTTCACAAAAAAAATCTATACTCAACTAAAAAAGATCAACTAAGAAGAAGCAGATTATATCTTCCCGGCAATGAGCCGAAGTTTTTTGTGAATGCCGGACTTCATGCACCTGACGGAATAATTCTGGATCTTGAAGACAGCGTAGCGCCAACAGAAAAAGATGCAGCACAATTGCTAGTACGCAATGCACTGCGTTCAGTTGATTTTTATAATGCTGAAAGAATGGTTCGTATCAATCAGCTTCCTAAAGGTTTGGATGATTTGAAATATATTATACCACACAATGTTAATGTCATACTTGTTCCAAAGTGCGAGTCAGCAGAACAAATCCATCAACTTGAAAAGGAAGTTGAGAAACTTAAAAAGCAATTCAAAGTTAAAAGCGATATTTTCTTTATGCCCATAATTGAAAGTGCACTCGGAGTTATTAAAGCTTACGAGATTGCTTCAGCATCAAAAAATATTTGCGCACTTGCAATCGGACTTGAAGATTACACAGCCGATATCGGAACTCAACGAACAAATGAAGGTCGTGAAAGTATTTTTGCAAGACAGATGTTAGTCAATGCTGCTAAGGCAGCAGGTATTCAGGCAATAGATACTGTTTTTTCTGATGTATCTGATATGGAAGCACTTCGTCAAAGTGTAATCGAAGCAAAGTCACTTGGCTTTGAAGGCAAAGGATGTATTCATCCACGACAAATTCAGGTTGTTCATGAAGCATTTGCTCCAACAACAGATGAAATAGAAAAAGCAAAGAAAATTGTTCTCGCATTTGAAGAAGCAGAGAAAAAAGGACTTGGTGTTGTATCACTTGGCAGCAAAATGATTGATCCGCCGGTTGTGAAACGGGCATTAAGGACTTTACATTTAGCTAAACTAAATGGTCATGCTGAACTTGTTTCAGCATCTAAAAAATAA
- a CDS encoding four helix bundle protein, translating into MEKKYLKLNDIDAYKIAFNLSNYVWDLIVKLDRFSKDTLGIQFVRSIDSISANIAEGLGRYSKKDKVKFFRIGFGSMYESLDWNEKALMRKLISKTDYDYIYSELQKLPKLIHQRIKFTNSKLSE; encoded by the coding sequence ATGGAAAAGAAATATTTAAAATTAAATGATATTGATGCTTACAAGATTGCGTTTAATTTGAGTAATTATGTTTGGGATTTAATTGTAAAGTTGGATCGGTTTAGTAAAGATACTTTAGGAATACAATTCGTCCGTTCGATTGATTCAATCTCAGCAAATATAGCAGAAGGTCTTGGAAGATATTCAAAGAAGGATAAAGTTAAATTTTTTCGTATCGGTTTTGGATCTATGTATGAATCATTAGATTGGAATGAAAAAGCTTTAATGAGAAAGTTGATCTCAAAAACTGATTATGATTACATTTATAGCGAACTTCAAAAGCTCCCTAAATTAATTCATCAGCGGATCAAATTTACTAATTCAAAATTGTCTGAATAA
- a CDS encoding DUF5615 family PIN-like protein — protein sequence MFDAGVSKKAELYFKEIGFDVLSVRDINASMIDADRLELAVKEARVIITMDKDFGELVFNSMRPHAGILLLRMENARWQQKIDVLLEIFNTHSKDIAGNFSVYQDKKLRIRK from the coding sequence TTGTTTGATGCCGGAGTAAGTAAAAAAGCTGAATTATATTTTAAGGAAATCGGTTTTGATGTACTATCTGTACGAGACATTAATGCTTCAATGATAGATGCTGATAGACTTGAACTCGCCGTTAAAGAAGCAAGAGTAATTATAACGATGGATAAAGATTTTGGTGAGTTGGTATTCAACTCTATGAGACCTCACGCAGGAATACTTCTGTTAAGAATGGAAAATGCAAGATGGCAACAAAAAATTGATGTTCTCTTAGAAATTTTTAATACACATTCAAAAGATATTGCAGGAAATTTTTCGGTTTACCAGGATAAGAAATTAAGAATCAGAAAATAA
- a CDS encoding HD domain-containing protein — protein MKEKVLKIWPEINWIENHQLREKVLNCWVYAIENSVLTPEDLEVIPFSLLIKDCKISFMNHKRTAVQLSVDIAKRMKENFGSEIKIDMDLLIAGAILIDIGKLIEYDKVDGKLVTSKAGHLLRHPFSGVSIADRFGLPYEVQHIIAYHAKEGDLAKRNVEAIIVHHADFVSFDPFKA, from the coding sequence ATGAAAGAAAAAGTATTAAAAATATGGCCAGAAATTAATTGGATTGAAAATCACCAGCTCAGAGAGAAAGTTTTAAACTGCTGGGTCTATGCAATCGAAAACTCAGTTTTAACTCCTGAAGATCTTGAAGTCATTCCATTTTCATTATTGATTAAGGATTGCAAAATTTCTTTTATGAATCACAAACGGACAGCTGTTCAACTTTCTGTTGATATCGCAAAAAGAATGAAAGAAAATTTCGGCAGTGAAATAAAAATTGATATGGATTTACTTATCGCCGGTGCAATCTTAATTGATATTGGAAAACTTATTGAGTATGATAAAGTTGACGGTAAGCTTGTAACAAGCAAAGCCGGACATTTGCTTCGTCATCCTTTCAGCGGCGTTTCAATTGCTGATAGATTTGGATTACCTTATGAAGTTCAGCATATAATTGCTTATCATGCAAAAGAAGGCGACCTTGCAAAACGCAATGTTGAAGCAATAATTGTTCATCATGCAGATTTTGTTTCCTTTGATCCGTTTAAAGCTTGA
- a CDS encoding patatin-like phospholipase family protein produces MKIGISFGAGGARGIAHLLMIEALDELGLKPSVISGSSIGAVVGAFCAAGFSSKEMKEILNQLINPKSDSVFDFLLKSDIVKMFTMFDPQFIKSGFIKGEKFQSYMKSNLNISRFEELKIPLIVVATDYWKKEAVIFDKGDLLNPIKASYSLPGLFTPVKIKNRVLIDGGAVNPLPYDLLKDKCDITIAIDVTASKSHTENDIPPTFDSVFTTYQTMQNSIIKERLKFYKPDIYIRPEIYDVRVFDFLKADSIFKQAQPAKEELKRQLDKLISNRVNK; encoded by the coding sequence ATGAAGATAGGAATTTCTTTTGGTGCTGGTGGTGCGCGGGGTATTGCACATTTGTTGATGATAGAGGCTTTAGATGAATTAGGTCTTAAGCCTTCTGTTATTTCTGGTTCAAGTATTGGTGCGGTAGTAGGAGCCTTTTGTGCTGCAGGATTTTCTTCAAAAGAGATGAAAGAAATTCTTAATCAGCTTATCAATCCAAAGAGTGATTCGGTTTTTGATTTTCTGCTAAAATCAGATATTGTAAAAATGTTCACAATGTTTGATCCGCAATTTATTAAATCTGGTTTCATTAAGGGTGAAAAGTTTCAGAGTTATATGAAGTCTAATCTGAATATTTCCAGATTTGAAGAATTAAAAATTCCATTAATAGTTGTTGCAACAGATTATTGGAAAAAGGAAGCAGTAATATTTGATAAAGGTGATTTATTAAATCCAATAAAGGCAAGCTATTCACTGCCCGGATTATTTACACCTGTTAAAATTAAAAACAGAGTCTTAATTGATGGAGGTGCAGTTAATCCTTTGCCTTATGATTTATTGAAAGATAAATGTGACATAACAATTGCTATAGATGTAACTGCTTCTAAATCACATACTGAAAACGATATTCCGCCAACCTTTGATTCGGTTTTTACAACATATCAAACTATGCAGAATTCTATTATAAAAGAGAGACTGAAATTCTATAAACCTGACATCTATATCAGACCGGAAATTTATGATGTAAGAGTGTTTGATTTTTTAAAAGCCGATTCAATATTTAAACAAGCTCAACCGGCAAAAGAAGAATTAAAACGACAACTTGACAAATTGATTTCAAACAGAGTTAACAAATAA